Within Halarchaeum grantii, the genomic segment TTATCCGCGCGAGCGGCCTACTTCGGGGTGATGAACGCGCCCGTCCCCGAACTCGAAGCGCGGGCCGCGCGGTGCGCCGCGCGCCTCCGCGAGGCCGACGACCTCCTCCTCACGTCGCACATCGACGCGGACGGCCTGACGAGCGCCGGCGTCGCCACCACCGCTTTAGAACGCGCCGGCATCGCACACGACGTCGCCTTCGAGAAGCAACTCGACCGGAGCGCCATCGAGCGCTACGCAGAGGCGGGGTACGACACGGTCTTCTTCACGGACTACGGGAGCGGCCAGCTGGACGTCATCACCGAGTACGACGCCTTCGACCCCGTCGTCGCCGACCACCACCAGCCGGCGGACGCCGAGACCGAGTACCACGTGAACCCCCTCTTGGAGGGGCTCGACGGCGGGAGCGAGCTCTCCGGGGCGGGCGCGGCCTACTGCGTCGCGCGCGCGCTCGGCGCCGAGGACGAGCGCGTGGACAACCGCGACCTGGCGGCGCTCGCCGTCGTCGGCGCGGTGGGCGACATGCAGACCGTCGAAGGAGAGCTCGTCGGCGCGAACGCCGGCATCGTCGAGGAGGGCGTCGACGCGGGTGTGCTGGCGGTCGGGAAGGACCTCGCGGTGTTCGGGACGCAGACGCGCGCGCTCCCGAAGCTCCTCGCGTACGCGAGCGACGTGCCCATCCCCGGCATCACGGGCGACCGGAACGGCGCGCTGCGCTTCCTCGACGGCCTCGACGCCGACTGCAGGGAGGACGGCGAGTGGAAGACGTGGGCGGAGTTGACGGTCGAGGACCGCCGGACGGTGGTGAGCGCGCTCGTCCAGCGCGCGATACGGACGGGCGTCGACCCCGAGGAGGTGGAGTCGCTCGTCGGAACGACGTACACGCTCACCGAGGAGGAACCCGGGACGGAGCTGCGCGACGCGAGCGAGTTCTCGACGCTGTTGAACGCGACGGCGCGCTACGAGCGCGCGGACGTCGGTCTCGCGGTCTGTACGGGCGACCGGGGGGAGGCGCTCCGGGAGGCGCACGAACTGCTCCGCGAGCACCGGCGGACGCTCGCGACGGGCGTGAACGTCGTCCGCGAGGTCGGCGTCACGAGGGCGGAGCACGTCCAGTGGTTCCACGTCGGTGATCGGCTCCCGGAGACGGTCGTGGGAATCGTCGCGGGAATGGCGATGGGCGAGGACGACGTGGACGCGGGCGTGCCGGTCATCGCGTTCGCGAACAAGGAGGCGGCCGACGCGGAGGACGTGGAGGGCGAGGCGGTGAAGGTGTCGATGCGCGGGACGCCACGCCTCGTGGAACGCGGCCTCGACCTCTCTGCGGTGGCGCGGGAGGCGTCGCGCGCGGTCGGCGGCGACGGGGGCGGACACGAGGTCGCCGCGGGCGCGACGGTGCCGAAGGGCCGGGAGGAGGCGTTCGTCGCGGCGGCGGACGCCGCCGTCGGCGACCAACTCGAAACGTAATTAAAGACCGTTATAGTTTTGTGGCGGTAGTTCGTTGGCGCGAGTATGGCAGCACCAGCAGTAGGAGCACACGACGCGACCCACACCCGAAGCCAGCGCCGCCGCCGCGACCAGCGACCCCCGGACCCGAGCACGCCACCCACATGACCCAGAGCACGACACGGACAACGACGCCCGACGAACGACTCCGCGAACCGTCCCACAGTTTCCTCGACGCCGACGGCGAGCGCGTCACCATCGACACCGCCACGGCGAGCGACGCCGCCGCGCTCCGCGCGATGTACGGCCGCTTCGACCCGACGGACCGAGCGCAGGGCCTCCCACCCGCGCGCCGCGAGGAGCGCAACGAGTGGGTCGACACGCTCCTCGCGGGACGGAGCGTCGTCGCCCGACGCGACGGCCGAACGGTCGGCCACGCCGCACTCCTCGAAAGCGGCGACGGCCACGAGCTCGCCGTCTTCGTCGCCCCGGACGCGCGCGGCGTCGGCGTCGGTACCGGCCTCCTCCGTGGGCTGCTCGGTGCGCACCGGAGCGCGGGCGGCGGTCGGGTCTGGCTGGCCGTCGAGCCGTCGAATCGGTGTGCGCGCGCGCTCTACCGGCGCTTCGGCTTCGACGTCGCCGAGCGCGGGCGCTTCGAAATCACCATGACGAGGCAGGTTTGATATAGCGTAGTGGAGTTTATCGGCGGTGGACCGTCCGGCTTTTATCGCCACGGGCGGAAGACCCGGTTATGGCCGAGTTCACGCCCGAGGAGTTCGAGGAGAAGAAGTACACCGACTACTTCCCGCAGCTCCAGACCGCATACAAGCGCGCGTTCAACGACCTGAACGCCGAGTACGACAGCACGCTCGTCCACGCGCTCGACCAGCAGGTGCTCAACGAGAGCGAGCCCCACTACGAGGGCGACGGCGAGTTCAGCGTCGAGCTCCCAGAGAACCCCATCACACGCCTCAAGGACGTCGTCGCGAGCGAGGAGAAGGCGAGCGAGCTCCTCGACCTCTACGTCGACGGCATCAAACACCAGCTCCGCGTCGTCTTCGACTTCGAGGCGGAGTAGGCCGGAACGGCAACCAACCAAAAGCATAAGGCCGCGAATCACCTACTCGCACACATGAGCACCGAGGGCCAGTCCGGGGACGACCTAGAGGACCGCGTCACGAGTTTCCTCCGACGGAACTTCCCGCAGATCCAGATGCACGGTGGGAGCGCCTCCATCACGAACATCGACCGCGAGACCGGTGAGGTCGACATCCAGCTCAGCGGTGCGTGTTCCGGATGCGGGATCTCCCCGATGACGATTCAGGCCATCAAGGCCCGGATGACGCAGGAGATTCCCGAAGTCGAGAAGGTCAACGCCGACACCGGCATGGGCGGCGACGGCGGCCACGGCGGCGGCATGAGCCCCTCCTTCCCCGGCGAGACCACCGACGAGGACGCCGAGGGTGACGAAGGCCCGCAGGCCCCCTTCTAAGGCGCGCTTCTCGCGGCGATTCGAGTTCGTTTTTTCGAGCGCCGACGAGCGTCGCGTCCGTCAGTCCTCCGTCCAGTAGTAGAGGTGTTCCTTCGGGGCGTCGCAGGACGGACAGGACTCGGGGAGCTCCTCGATGTCGCCGACCTCCCCGCAGTCCGAACAGCGCCAGAGGAGCTCGGCCTCGCCGAGATCGTGGGGCGTGTGCTCGTGTTCGACGCTGAAGGACGCCGCGCCCTCGCGGGTCGTCACGAAGAAGCCGTCCTCGTTGAAGCCGCGAACGACGCCGATCTCGTCGCCGTCCTCGTCGTAGACCGCAGTACCGAGTTTGACCGGGTTCTCCTCACTCATACGCCGGTGGTTCGCCGGCCCGGGAGTTAAAAGCAACCGCCGGCGAGGGGGGTCGCGCGCCCGCTCAGAGCCGGGCGGGCTCGCGGTTCCAGCCGGGGTCGTGGCCGGTCCGCTCGATGAGGTCCGCACGGCACGCCGGACAGTAGTCGGGCGTCGCCGTCTCGCTCCGGGGAACGTAGACCGCACCGCCGCACTCCACGCACGCATCAGCGACCACGGTCGCACAGTCCGCACAGACGTTGAAATCGTCGACCGTGAGGTCTCGCAAGCCGTCGAGATGTTTGTCCAGGACGTACTCGTCGATGACCGACTGACAGTTCTGACACGGTTGCATAGCGGTACGTACTGGGGTGTGTGACCGATGCACATATAGATACCGCCCGACGGCGTCGCGGTCGTGAACCCGACGGGCGAGACGGCGGGACGGTCGCCGACGCCGGCTCGGAGCGCCCCGACGGTGTAGAACGGGACGGAGACCGTCGAGAGGTTGACCGGCGGTACACGGCGCGACCGAGCGCGACCACCGCGACGGCGACGGCGCTCGCGGCCATTTTAGTGGAGGTCTTTGCCGTTCGGGTCGCGCTCCGCGCGACCGCTCACGGCAAAAAGTCCTACATGAAGTCCGCGATGCCGGACTGCTTGTTGTGGTCGTCCTCGAAGACGGATTCGAGGGAGGCCTCGAGGACTTCGAGGCGCTGTTTCGTGTACTCGCGACAGTCGTACTCCTCGGCGACCTGAATCGCGGTGTCCATGTACTTGTTCACGGAGCCCTCGTGGACGGTGAGGTTGACGCGGCCGCCGCACTCCCGGCAGTCACCAGAGAGAGGCATTCGGCGATACTTCTCCCCGCAGTCGAGACAGCGCGTCTCCTGCCGGCTGAACGCTCGGAGGTTCCCGATGAGGTCCGGGAGGAAGTGGCCCTCGATGACGCGCTCGGCGACGTCCGTCTCGTCGACGGCGCGGAGCTTTCTGGCTAACTCGAGTTGGGCGTCCATCTTCTCCATCATCGACCCGAGCGTCTTGTACGCCGAGAGGTCGGGCCCGAGCGCGATGTCGGTCGTGTCGTGCGTGTGCGCGAAACCCGTGTACTCCTCGTCCGTGCCGAGCGACTCCTCGGCGATGGTGATGTCGACGTCCTCGGGGTCCGCCATCTCGCGGGTCGCCTCGTAGAACTCGAGGGGGTAGCGCTCGACGACGTCCATGTTGTGCGCCTCGTCGTCGATCTCCGTCGGGTCGATGCGCGAGGACATCACGAGCGGCGCGTCCATCTGCCCGCCGCGCTTGTCGGGCAAGTAGGACTTCGAGAAGTTGAGGAGGCCGTCCATGAGGAGCATCACGCAGTCCTCGTCACCGTCGCAGTTGCGGCGCTTCGCGGCGTGAAAGTACGGATGCGCGTAGCCGACAGCCGCAGACGTGAAGCCGACGACGCGGCCGACGACGGCGGCCGACGTGTGGGGCGCCATCCCGAAGACGAGTTCGCCGACGAGGTCCTGGCGCTCCGCGACGTCGTAGAAGGGCTCGAGGCCGTAGTAGTCCTCCAAGAGCTCGTCGACGAAGTCCGCGGTCTTGAGCATGTGCTCGGCGGCGCCGTCGGGGAGGACGATGTCCTGCACCCGTAACTCGACGAGTTGGTCGTCGTGCTGGAGGGGGTCGCCGTTGACGTCCGCCGTGTAGCCGAGTTCGCGGAAGTCCTCGACGGTGACGTCGAGTTCGGCGGGCCGCACCGAGGTGACGGGGAGGTCCGTCATGTCGTAGCGGACGGTGCCGTCCTTGAACGTGGTGACGCCGTGTTTCGCGCGGAGGACGCCCTTCTCGATGGGCTCGGGGACCTTCTCCGTGGAGGTGAGCCCCTTCACGCCCTTCAGGATGTCGTAGGCGCTCTCGCGCTCGCCGACGGCCTGCAGCGCCTCGCGGTAGGCGTCGCGAACGTCCACCGTTTGGCGCTCGACGTTGTCGAGTTCGCGCTCGCAGCGCGGGCACTCGACGCGGCCGGACTCGTCGGGTTCGGCGACGATGCCGCAGTCCTCGCACTCGTAGTGGGGGTCGGTCCACGCGCCACAGGACTCACAGCGGGGCTTGTAGGTGTGCTCCCCGCAGTCCGGGCACGCGCGCTCGCCGAGTTGG encodes:
- a CDS encoding DUF5783 family protein, coding for MAEFTPEEFEEKKYTDYFPQLQTAYKRAFNDLNAEYDSTLVHALDQQVLNESEPHYEGDGEFSVELPENPITRLKDVVASEEKASELLDLYVDGIKHQLRVVFDFEAE
- a CDS encoding single-stranded-DNA-specific exonuclease RecJ, whose protein sequence is MNAPVPELEARAARCAARLREADDLLLTSHIDADGLTSAGVATTALERAGIAHDVAFEKQLDRSAIERYAEAGYDTVFFTDYGSGQLDVITEYDAFDPVVADHHQPADAETEYHVNPLLEGLDGGSELSGAGAAYCVARALGAEDERVDNRDLAALAVVGAVGDMQTVEGELVGANAGIVEEGVDAGVLAVGKDLAVFGTQTRALPKLLAYASDVPIPGITGDRNGALRFLDGLDADCREDGEWKTWAELTVEDRRTVVSALVQRAIRTGVDPEEVESLVGTTYTLTEEEPGTELRDASEFSTLLNATARYERADVGLAVCTGDRGEALREAHELLREHRRTLATGVNVVREVGVTRAEHVQWFHVGDRLPETVVGIVAGMAMGEDDVDAGVPVIAFANKEAADAEDVEGEAVKVSMRGTPRLVERGLDLSAVAREASRAVGGDGGGHEVAAGATVPKGREEAFVAAADAAVGDQLET
- a CDS encoding NifU family protein; this translates as MSTEGQSGDDLEDRVTSFLRRNFPQIQMHGGSASITNIDRETGEVDIQLSGACSGCGISPMTIQAIKARMTQEIPEVEKVNADTGMGGDGGHGGGMSPSFPGETTDEDAEGDEGPQAPF
- a CDS encoding GNAT family N-acetyltransferase, producing MTQSTTRTTTPDERLREPSHSFLDADGERVTIDTATASDAAALRAMYGRFDPTDRAQGLPPARREERNEWVDTLLAGRSVVARRDGRTVGHAALLESGDGHELAVFVAPDARGVGVGTGLLRGLLGAHRSAGGGRVWLAVEPSNRCARALYRRFGFDVAERGRFEITMTRQV
- a CDS encoding DUF7130 family rubredoxin-like protein, with translation MSEENPVKLGTAVYDEDGDEIGVVRGFNEDGFFVTTREGAASFSVEHEHTPHDLGEAELLWRCSDCGEVGDIEELPESCPSCDAPKEHLYYWTED
- a CDS encoding DUF7571 family protein — its product is MQPCQNCQSVIDEYVLDKHLDGLRDLTVDDFNVCADCATVVADACVECGGAVYVPRSETATPDYCPACRADLIERTGHDPGWNREPARL